The Thiorhodovibrio litoralis genome includes a window with the following:
- the pstB gene encoding phosphate ABC transporter ATP-binding protein PstB, whose translation MIESRLLETDTGSSSKSDTATGSITEAAAWHVDPKQTVMDCRLDKIFYGDFLAVRNSIVPIEKNKITGFIGPSGCGKSTVLRSLNRMNDLIPVFRFEGSVTYHGQDIYDKTIDPVLVRRYIGMVFQQPNPFSMSIYDNVAFGLRLNRFKGDMNERVEKALRSAALWNEVKDKLKNSGLSLSGGQQQRLCIARAVATEPDVLLMDEPCSALDPIATRQVEELMLELKENYTVALVTHNMQQATRVADTTAFFSVDISEGGRTGYLVEMGDTQQIFADPREKLTREYIAGEFS comes from the coding sequence ATGATTGAGAGCAGGTTATTGGAAACAGACACTGGCAGCAGCAGTAAAAGCGACACTGCGACGGGGTCTATCACAGAGGCTGCCGCTTGGCACGTCGATCCAAAGCAGACGGTCATGGACTGCCGGTTGGATAAAATCTTTTACGGCGACTTTCTCGCCGTGCGCAATAGCATTGTGCCCATCGAGAAGAATAAAATCACCGGCTTCATCGGCCCCTCGGGCTGCGGCAAATCGACCGTGCTGCGCAGCTTAAACCGCATGAACGACCTCATTCCGGTGTTCCGCTTTGAAGGTTCGGTCACCTATCATGGCCAGGACATCTACGACAAAACCATTGATCCTGTCCTGGTGCGGCGTTACATCGGCATGGTGTTCCAGCAGCCCAATCCCTTTTCCATGAGCATCTACGACAACGTCGCCTTTGGCCTGCGGCTCAATCGCTTCAAAGGGGACATGAACGAGCGGGTGGAAAAGGCCCTGCGCAGCGCCGCACTCTGGAATGAGGTCAAGGACAAGCTCAAGAACAGCGGTTTGTCGCTCTCTGGCGGTCAGCAGCAGCGTCTGTGCATTGCCCGCGCGGTGGCGACTGAACCCGATGTGCTGCTGATGGATGAGCCCTGCTCGGCGCTCGACCCCATCGCCACCCGTCAGGTCGAGGAGTTAATGCTGGAGCTGAAGGAAAACTACACGGTCGCACTGGTGACACACAACATGCAGCAGGCCACGCGCGTGGCCGATACCACGGCATTTTTCTCGGTCGATATCTCCGAGGGCGGGCGCACCGGCTATCTGGTCGAAATGGGCGACACCCAGCAGATATTCGCAGACCCGCGCGAGAAACTGACCCGCGAGTACATCGCTGGCGAGTTTAGTTGA
- the typA gene encoding translational GTPase TypA: protein MIERLRNIAIIAHVDHGKTTLVDKLLQQSGTLGERFGPVERVMDSNDLEKERGITILSKNTALRLSLKGEDYRINIVDTPGHADFGGEVERVLSMVDSVLLLVDAQEGPMPQTRFVTTKAFQHGLRPIVVVNKIDKPGARPDWVIDQVFDLFDRLGATDEQLDFPIVYASAINGYAGLDENVREGDMNPLFEAIIEHCPPPEVDPDGRFQMQISTLDYSSFVGAIAVGRIQRGAVKPNQQIIVVKRDGNRQRAKIGLVYGYMGLERFEEKQAQAGDIVALTGIDAPNVSDTLCDPEAVEALPALTVDEPTVTMTFQVNTSPFAGKDGKYLTSRQLKDRLERELIHNVALRVEEGTDPEKFRVSGRGELHLSILLENMRREGYELAVSRPEVIFREVDGVICEPYEQLTVDLDEANQGAIMQALGERKGELKDMVPDGKGRVRLDYEIPSRGLIGFQTEFMSLTSGTGLKHHVFDHYGPANQGGIAPRRNGAMISNSQGKVLGYALFNLQDRGRLLVAPGEEVYEGQVVGIHSRDNDLVVNPLKAKQLTNIRAAGSDENILLTPPVRFSLEQALEFIEDDELVEITPSGIRIRKRFLKEHERKRAARGG from the coding sequence GTGATCGAACGTCTGCGCAATATTGCCATCATCGCCCATGTCGACCATGGCAAGACAACACTGGTTGATAAGCTTCTGCAACAGTCCGGTACGCTCGGCGAGCGCTTCGGCCCGGTCGAGCGGGTCATGGACTCGAACGACCTCGAGAAAGAACGCGGCATTACCATCCTGTCGAAAAACACCGCGCTGCGCCTCTCGCTTAAGGGCGAGGACTACCGCATCAATATCGTTGACACGCCCGGGCATGCGGACTTTGGCGGCGAGGTGGAGCGGGTGCTGTCCATGGTGGACTCGGTGCTGCTGCTGGTCGACGCGCAAGAAGGCCCAATGCCGCAGACGCGCTTTGTGACCACCAAGGCCTTTCAGCATGGCTTGCGGCCGATCGTGGTGGTGAACAAGATCGACAAGCCCGGTGCGCGACCGGATTGGGTGATCGACCAGGTGTTTGATTTGTTCGACCGTCTCGGCGCCACTGACGAGCAGCTCGATTTCCCCATCGTCTATGCCTCGGCCATCAATGGCTATGCGGGCCTGGACGAGAATGTGCGCGAGGGCGATATGAACCCGCTGTTCGAGGCCATCATTGAGCATTGCCCGCCGCCAGAGGTGGACCCGGACGGGCGCTTCCAGATGCAGATATCGACCCTGGACTACAGCTCCTTTGTCGGCGCGATTGCGGTCGGTCGCATTCAGCGCGGCGCGGTCAAGCCGAATCAGCAAATCATTGTGGTCAAGCGCGACGGCAACCGCCAGCGCGCCAAGATAGGGCTGGTGTATGGCTACATGGGGCTCGAACGCTTCGAGGAGAAACAGGCGCAGGCTGGCGACATCGTGGCGCTGACCGGCATTGATGCGCCCAATGTGTCCGACACCCTGTGCGATCCGGAAGCGGTCGAGGCCTTGCCGGCGTTGACGGTCGATGAGCCGACGGTGACTATGACGTTCCAGGTGAATACCTCGCCCTTCGCCGGCAAGGATGGCAAGTACCTGACCAGTCGCCAGCTGAAGGACCGACTCGAACGCGAGCTAATCCATAATGTTGCCCTGCGCGTCGAGGAGGGCACGGACCCGGAAAAGTTCCGCGTCTCCGGGCGTGGCGAGCTGCATCTGTCCATTCTGCTTGAGAACATGCGCCGCGAGGGCTATGAGCTGGCTGTCTCGCGCCCGGAGGTTATCTTCCGCGAGGTCGATGGTGTGATCTGTGAGCCCTATGAGCAGCTCACGGTCGACCTGGACGAGGCCAATCAAGGCGCCATCATGCAAGCACTGGGTGAGCGCAAGGGCGAGCTGAAAGACATGGTCCCGGACGGCAAGGGCCGAGTGCGCCTGGATTATGAAATCCCCTCACGCGGGCTGATCGGCTTCCAAACCGAGTTCATGTCGCTGACCTCCGGCACTGGACTCAAGCACCATGTCTTCGACCACTATGGCCCGGCCAATCAAGGCGGTATCGCGCCGCGCCGCAACGGTGCCATGATCTCCAACAGTCAGGGCAAGGTGCTCGGCTATGCGCTCTTTAACTTGCAGGATCGCGGGCGCCTACTGGTCGCGCCCGGTGAGGAGGTTTACGAAGGCCAGGTGGTCGGCATCCACTCGCGCGACAACGATCTGGTCGTCAACCCGCTCAAGGCCAAGCAGCTCACCAACATCCGCGCCGCTGGCTCGGATGAGAACATCCTGCTCACGCCGCCGGTGCGCTTTTCCCTTGAGCAGGCGCTGGAGTTCATTGAGGACGACGAACTCGTGGAAATCACGCCATCGGGCATTCGCATTCGCAAGCGCTTCCTGAAGGAGCACGAGCGCAAGCGCGCCGCGCGCGGCGGCTAG
- a CDS encoding class I SAM-dependent methyltransferase has product MDDMQLLIDLHKDADRQGPGGDAESEQALRLAMHNMALLHQNRRLQIADIGCGTGASTLVLARLLDAEITAVDFLRDFLDVLDERAREAGVGEKIQALCHGMEDLPFEPNTFDLIWSEGAIYNIGFEKGVGDWRRYLKAGGVLAVSEITWTSATRPAEVQAHWQREYPQIDTAAAKLQILEQQGYAPIGYFILPQQCWIDQYYRPMQARFPEFLERHQHSEAAQAIVAAEEQESALYERYRDYYSYGFYIARKLGD; this is encoded by the coding sequence ATGGATGACATGCAACTTTTGATCGACCTGCACAAGGATGCCGACCGCCAGGGTCCGGGTGGAGATGCCGAGTCAGAGCAGGCGCTGCGCCTGGCCATGCACAACATGGCCCTTCTTCATCAGAACAGACGGCTGCAAATCGCTGACATCGGCTGCGGCACTGGTGCCTCGACCCTGGTGCTAGCACGGCTGCTCGATGCCGAGATCACGGCGGTGGATTTTCTGCGGGACTTTCTCGATGTGCTTGACGAGCGCGCGCGAGAAGCCGGGGTGGGCGAGAAGATCCAAGCGCTGTGCCATGGCATGGAAGACTTGCCCTTCGAGCCGAATACCTTCGACCTGATCTGGTCCGAGGGCGCCATCTACAACATTGGCTTCGAAAAAGGCGTGGGCGACTGGCGCCGCTATCTGAAAGCTGGCGGTGTTCTGGCGGTCTCGGAGATCACCTGGACCAGCGCCACGCGTCCCGCCGAGGTGCAAGCGCATTGGCAGCGGGAGTATCCGCAGATTGACACCGCCGCGGCCAAGCTGCAGATCCTCGAGCAGCAAGGCTACGCTCCCATTGGCTATTTCATTCTGCCGCAACAGTGCTGGATCGATCAGTATTACCGGCCAATGCAGGCGCGCTTCCCGGAGTTCCTCGAGCGGCACCAGCACAGCGAGGCCGCGCAGGCCATCGTCGCCGCCGAAGAGCAGGAAAGCGCGCTTTATGAGCGCTACCGGGACTACTACAGCTACGGGTTCTATATCGCCCGGAAGCTCGGTGATTGA
- a CDS encoding Rpn family recombination-promoting nuclease/putative transposase, whose protein sequence is MDQIANPHDAFFRESFGRREIALDFLRLHLPSVLQDAFDLDSLEIAKDSYVAADLRSAFSDLVYRLHSRDGEAVCFVYILFEHKSQPEHWVLLQLLRYLVAEGDEHRKQHPEARTLPPVYPLVIYHGTRPWRVPSRFHDLVDPLPAALAPFVPQFGYALHDLSARADAEVKGTVLTRLVQLALRWIFSDAPVERLAELMALIEQIDNRDTALEILESLLRYYVQGTGRVEEDDARRLLKQTADGDPLMQTWIDRYIEQGRQKGLEQGLEQGREQGREQGLEKGERNGEAKLLLRLMRQKFGPPSPEVRERILKADAETLLAWSERLLSADSPDAVIH, encoded by the coding sequence ATGGATCAGATTGCCAACCCGCACGATGCCTTTTTTCGCGAGAGCTTCGGCCGGCGCGAGATCGCGCTCGACTTTCTGCGCCTGCACCTGCCGAGCGTGCTGCAAGATGCCTTCGATCTCGACAGCCTGGAAATCGCCAAGGACAGCTATGTGGCGGCCGATCTGCGCAGCGCCTTCTCCGATCTGGTCTATCGCCTGCACAGCCGTGACGGCGAGGCGGTTTGCTTCGTTTACATTCTGTTCGAGCACAAGAGTCAGCCCGAGCATTGGGTACTGCTTCAATTGCTGCGCTATCTCGTTGCCGAGGGTGACGAGCACCGCAAACAACATCCCGAGGCACGCACCCTGCCGCCGGTCTATCCGCTGGTGATCTACCACGGCACCCGCCCCTGGCGCGTGCCGAGCCGCTTTCATGATTTGGTCGACCCATTGCCGGCGGCGCTCGCGCCCTTCGTGCCGCAGTTTGGCTATGCGCTGCATGATCTCTCTGCCCGCGCCGACGCCGAGGTCAAAGGCACGGTGCTTACCCGGTTGGTGCAACTGGCGCTACGCTGGATTTTCTCGGACGCACCCGTGGAACGCTTGGCCGAGCTTATGGCGCTGATCGAGCAGATCGACAACCGCGACACGGCCTTGGAGATTCTCGAATCTTTGCTACGCTACTACGTCCAAGGCACCGGGCGGGTGGAAGAAGACGACGCCCGCCGCCTGTTGAAACAGACTGCCGATGGAGATCCACTCATGCAGACCTGGATTGATCGCTACATCGAACAAGGCCGCCAGAAAGGACTGGAACAGGGGCTGGAACAGGGACGGGAACAGGGACGGGAGCAAGGGTTGGAGAAAGGCGAGCGCAATGGCGAGGCGAAGTTGCTGCTGCGTCTGATGCGCCAGAAATTCGGTCCGCCGAGTCCGGAGGTGCGCGAACGGATTCTGAAAGCCGATGCCGAGACGCTGCTCGCTTGGTCCGAACGGTTGCTAAGTGCCGACAGTCCCGATGCCGTCATACACTAA
- a CDS encoding hydrogenase small subunit has translation MSSPIPTSDTFYDHFRRHGISRRTFLNFCGVSAATLGLAPSMAGRIAHAMETKPRTPVIWLHGLECTCCSESFIRSAHPLATDVILSMISLDYDDLIMASAGHQAEAILDDIRTRYRGQYILAVEGNAPFGQDGMSCFIAGRPFHEQLKEMAADCAAVVAWGSCASWGCVQAARPNPTQATPVDEIIRDKPVIKVPGCPPIAEVMTGILTYMLTFERIPELDRQGRPKMFYGQRIHDKCYRRPHFDAGQFVESFDDEGARKGYCLYKMGCKGPTTYNACSTVRWNNGVSFPIQSGHGCIGCSEKDFWDKEGFYQHVTDTHVFGVEANADKVGLAAVGGVGAAIGAHAAYSAYRRGKQSVDESAGAPGTAKATETESQD, from the coding sequence ATGTCAAGCCCTATACCCACCTCCGATACCTTCTACGACCACTTCCGCCGCCATGGCATCAGCCGGCGGACCTTTCTTAACTTCTGCGGTGTGTCGGCGGCCACCCTTGGCCTGGCCCCGAGCATGGCCGGGCGCATCGCCCATGCGATGGAGACCAAGCCACGCACGCCGGTGATCTGGCTGCATGGGCTGGAATGCACCTGCTGTTCGGAGTCCTTCATCCGCTCGGCGCATCCGCTGGCCACCGATGTGATTCTGTCGATGATCTCGCTGGACTATGACGATCTGATCATGGCCTCGGCGGGACATCAGGCGGAGGCGATCCTGGATGACATCCGCACCCGTTATCGCGGTCAGTACATTCTGGCGGTGGAGGGCAACGCGCCCTTCGGGCAGGACGGTATGAGCTGTTTCATCGCCGGGCGGCCTTTCCATGAGCAACTCAAGGAGATGGCGGCGGACTGCGCGGCGGTGGTGGCCTGGGGGTCTTGTGCCTCCTGGGGCTGCGTGCAGGCGGCGCGGCCCAATCCGACCCAGGCGACGCCGGTCGATGAAATTATCCGCGACAAGCCGGTGATCAAGGTGCCGGGTTGCCCGCCCATTGCCGAGGTGATGACCGGCATCCTGACTTACATGCTCACCTTTGAGCGGATACCGGAACTTGACCGCCAGGGCCGCCCGAAGATGTTCTACGGCCAGCGCATTCACGATAAGTGTTATCGCCGTCCGCATTTCGATGCCGGCCAGTTTGTCGAGTCCTTCGACGACGAGGGCGCGCGCAAGGGCTACTGCCTGTACAAAATGGGCTGCAAGGGGCCGACCACCTACAACGCCTGCTCGACGGTGCGCTGGAATAACGGCGTTTCTTTCCCGATCCAGTCCGGGCACGGGTGCATCGGCTGTTCGGAGAAGGACTTCTGGGACAAGGAAGGCTTCTATCAGCATGTGACCGACACCCATGTGTTCGGCGTCGAGGCCAATGCCGACAAGGTCGGGCTGGCGGCGGTCGGCGGCGTGGGCGCGGCCATTGGCGCGCATGCGGCCTACAGTGCCTACCGGCGCGGCAAGCAAAGCGTCGATGAATCGGCGGGTGCGCCGGGCACCGCCAAGGCCACTGAAACCGAGTCACAGGACTGA
- a CDS encoding nickel-dependent hydrogenase large subunit, with protein sequence MTVTTPNGFSLDNSGQRVVVDPVTRIEGHLRVEVNLDESNVIRNAVSTGTMWRGLEVILRGRDPRDAWAFTERICGVCTGTHALTSVRAVEDALGIPIPENANSIRNLMQLTLQAQDHLVHFYHLHALDWVDVVSALKADPKATSTLAQSISPWPLSSPGYFRDIKARLTRFVESGQLGPFMNGYWGSPAYKLPPEANLMAVAHYLEALDFQKEIVKIHTVYGGKNPHPNWLVGGMPCAINVDGTGAVGAVNMERLNLVSSIIDRTIEFIDQVYLPDLQAIASFYKDWTYGGGLSSQSVLSYGDIPDHANDDSDANLLLPRGAIIGGDLNTVHPVDLRDPEEIQEFVDHSWFRYADESKGLHPWDGVTEPNFQLGPNAKGTKTNIQAVDENAKYSWIKAPRWRGHAMEVGPLSRWVIGYVQGRPDFKEPVDKLLTDLGLPLTALFSTLGRTAARGLEASWAAHKMRYFQDKLVANIKAGDTATANTDKWEPRSWPKQAKGVGTTEAPRGALGHWVTIEKGKIDNYQAVVPTTWNGSPRDPQGNIGAYEAALLNTPLAKAEEPLEILRTLHSFDPCLACSTHVMSPDGSPLTEIRVR encoded by the coding sequence ATGACTGTCACCACACCCAATGGTTTTTCACTCGACAACAGCGGCCAGCGCGTCGTTGTCGATCCCGTCACCCGCATCGAGGGCCATCTGCGCGTCGAAGTCAATCTCGATGAGAGCAACGTCATCCGCAATGCGGTCTCCACCGGCACCATGTGGCGCGGGCTGGAGGTCATTCTGCGCGGGCGCGATCCGCGCGATGCCTGGGCCTTTACCGAGCGCATCTGCGGTGTCTGCACCGGCACCCATGCGCTGACCTCGGTGCGCGCGGTGGAGGATGCGCTGGGTATCCCGATTCCGGAGAACGCCAATTCCATCCGCAACCTGATGCAACTGACGTTGCAGGCGCAGGATCATCTGGTGCATTTCTACCATCTGCATGCACTGGACTGGGTGGATGTGGTCTCGGCGCTTAAGGCTGATCCCAAGGCGACCTCCACGCTGGCGCAGTCGATCAGCCCCTGGCCGCTGTCCTCGCCCGGCTATTTCCGCGACATCAAGGCCCGGCTGACCCGCTTTGTCGAATCCGGCCAGCTCGGCCCCTTCATGAATGGCTATTGGGGCAGTCCGGCCTACAAGCTGCCGCCCGAGGCCAATCTGATGGCGGTGGCGCATTATCTGGAGGCGCTCGACTTCCAAAAAGAGATCGTCAAGATCCACACCGTCTATGGCGGCAAGAACCCGCACCCGAACTGGCTGGTTGGCGGCATGCCCTGCGCCATCAATGTCGATGGCACCGGTGCCGTGGGTGCGGTGAACATGGAGCGGCTGAATCTGGTCTCCTCCATCATTGATCGCACCATCGAGTTTATCGACCAGGTCTATCTGCCCGATCTCCAGGCCATCGCGTCCTTCTATAAGGACTGGACCTACGGCGGGGGCTTAAGCAGCCAGTCGGTGCTGTCCTATGGCGACATCCCGGATCACGCCAATGACGACTCCGATGCCAATCTGCTGCTGCCGCGCGGGGCCATCATCGGCGGCGATCTCAACACCGTCCATCCAGTTGATCTGCGCGACCCGGAGGAGATTCAGGAGTTCGTCGATCACTCCTGGTTCCGCTACGCCGACGAGTCCAAAGGCCTACATCCCTGGGATGGCGTGACCGAGCCCAATTTCCAGCTTGGCCCCAATGCCAAGGGCACCAAGACCAACATCCAGGCGGTCGATGAGAACGCCAAGTATTCCTGGATCAAGGCCCCGCGCTGGCGCGGACACGCTATGGAAGTCGGCCCGCTGTCGCGTTGGGTCATCGGCTATGTCCAGGGCCGCCCGGACTTCAAGGAGCCAGTCGACAAGCTGCTCACCGATCTTGGCCTGCCGCTGACGGCGCTCTTCTCCACCCTCGGGCGCACCGCCGCGCGTGGGTTGGAGGCCTCCTGGGCCGCGCACAAGATGCGCTATTTTCAGGACAAGCTGGTCGCCAACATCAAAGCCGGCGACACCGCCACCGCCAACACCGACAAATGGGAGCCGCGCTCCTGGCCCAAGCAGGCCAAAGGCGTGGGCACCACCGAGGCCCCGCGCGGCGCGCTCGGCCACTGGGTGACCATCGAGAAAGGCAAGATCGACAACTACCAGGCCGTAGTACCGACCACATGGAACGGCTCGCCGCGCGACCCCCAAGGCAACATCGGCGCCTATGAAGCGGCGCTTCTCAACACGCCGCTGGCCAAGGCCGAGGAGCCACTGGAGATTCTGCGCACCCTGCACAGTTTCGATCCCTGCCTGGCCTGCTCGACCCATGTGATGAGTCCCGACGGCTCACCGCTGACCGAAATCCGCGTGCGCTGA
- the cybH gene encoding Ni/Fe-hydrogenase, b-type cytochrome subunit: MHPSLPTTRQTAVYVYQAPLRAWHWINAASITVLAITGWFIANPPPSLSGEASAHFQMGYIRFFHFAAAYVFAVGFLFRLYWAFVGNSYARQLFTLPFWRPAFWAELVHEVRWYAFQESEPRKYVGHNPLAHLFMVVIITVGGLVMIFTGFALYSEQTGLGSWQDQLFGWVIPLVGQSQDVRMWHHWGMWVLVVFVMLHVYTAVREDVMSRQSLISTMISGWRMFKDDRP, from the coding sequence ATGCATCCATCCCTGCCCACCACGCGCCAGACGGCCGTGTATGTCTACCAAGCGCCACTGCGCGCCTGGCACTGGATCAACGCGGCCTCCATCACCGTGCTGGCCATCACCGGCTGGTTCATCGCCAATCCGCCGCCAAGCTTAAGCGGCGAGGCCAGCGCCCACTTCCAGATGGGCTATATTCGCTTCTTCCATTTCGCGGCGGCCTATGTCTTTGCGGTTGGCTTCCTGTTCCGCCTCTACTGGGCCTTTGTCGGCAACAGCTATGCCCGCCAGCTCTTTACCCTGCCGTTCTGGCGCCCCGCATTTTGGGCCGAGCTGGTGCACGAGGTGCGCTGGTACGCCTTCCAGGAGTCAGAACCGCGCAAATACGTCGGCCACAATCCGCTCGCGCATCTGTTCATGGTCGTCATCATCACCGTCGGCGGCCTGGTGATGATTTTCACCGGCTTCGCGCTCTACTCCGAACAAACCGGCCTCGGCAGTTGGCAGGATCAACTTTTCGGCTGGGTGATTCCGCTGGTTGGTCAAAGCCAGGACGTGCGCATGTGGCACCACTGGGGCATGTGGGTGCTGGTCGTCTTCGTCATGCTGCACGTCTACACCGCCGTGCGCGAGGATGTGATGTCGCGCCAAAGCCTGATCAGCACCATGATCAGCGGCTGGCGCATGTTCAAGGATGATCGGCCATGA
- a CDS encoding HyaD/HybD family hydrogenase maturation endopeptidase — translation MTAVLGSQPRVLVLGIGNLLWADEGFGVRCVEILSARHAFDDQVHLLDGGTQGIYLVNLLEGIEHLIIFDAIDYGLPPGTLKVVRDDEVPRFLGAKKMSLHQVGFQDVLAMAELLGQLPPNMLLIGVQPERLEDYGGSLSDSVKAMIEPALAEALAHLDAQGIRPVAAAADGEPLADGAQPHPALALTDYESGRPSTKQAWRHGDQRVLQTTS, via the coding sequence ATGACGGCGGTGCTTGGGTCGCAACCAAGGGTTCTGGTCCTCGGCATCGGCAACCTGCTGTGGGCCGATGAGGGCTTTGGCGTGCGCTGCGTCGAAATCCTGAGCGCACGCCATGCCTTCGATGATCAGGTGCACCTGCTCGACGGTGGCACCCAGGGTATCTACCTGGTCAACCTGCTCGAAGGCATCGAGCATCTGATCATCTTCGACGCTATCGACTATGGCCTGCCGCCGGGGACACTCAAAGTCGTTCGGGATGACGAGGTCCCCCGTTTTCTCGGCGCCAAGAAGATGAGCCTGCACCAGGTTGGCTTTCAGGACGTGCTGGCCATGGCCGAGTTGCTCGGCCAGCTGCCACCGAACATGCTTCTGATCGGCGTGCAACCCGAGCGATTGGAAGACTATGGCGGAAGCCTGAGTGACAGCGTCAAGGCGATGATCGAGCCGGCTTTGGCCGAGGCACTGGCCCATCTGGACGCGCAGGGCATTCGGCCAGTCGCCGCGGCGGCCGACGGCGAGCCGCTGGCCGATGGCGCCCAGCCGCACCCGGCGCTGGCGTTGACCGACTACGAAAGCGGGCGCCCATCAACGAAGCAAGCATGGCGCCATGGCGATCAGCGCGTTCTGCAAACCACCTCCTGA
- a CDS encoding hydrogenase expression/formation C-terminal domain-containing protein encodes MNGNSQVRPALDITDCPAAIEVLEQLRTGVAHSIAGRRAEPISIATLDAPTHALVIEALGEGEIRAEFDACDQHPKAILSETGITGVWRWQLIDPAGESIADALEPGDCPLLMRERPFQTARGRINWPRDYSEDTMDAVAVLAELETHLDLHPEIDAAARAKASGLDIDSTVNGAAHRINLSMLPQNPAAMDLINRCLGSGPARMVNSGYGRCQIEATAVRPIWRLRHFNNTGKLLLDSVEICPVPTAVLATKEDLSDSHDRLDKLLTTIGDGG; translated from the coding sequence ATGAACGGAAACTCGCAGGTTCGCCCCGCGCTGGACATCACCGACTGCCCAGCGGCGATCGAGGTTCTTGAGCAGCTGCGCACGGGCGTCGCGCACAGCATCGCCGGGCGCCGGGCGGAGCCCATCTCCATCGCCACCCTCGATGCCCCAACCCATGCGCTGGTGATCGAAGCCTTGGGCGAAGGGGAAATCCGCGCCGAGTTCGACGCCTGCGACCAACACCCCAAGGCCATCCTATCCGAGACCGGAATCACCGGCGTGTGGCGTTGGCAGCTCATTGATCCCGCAGGCGAGTCCATTGCGGACGCCTTAGAGCCGGGCGACTGTCCTCTGCTGATGCGCGAACGTCCTTTCCAGACTGCGAGGGGTCGCATTAACTGGCCGCGTGATTATTCCGAAGACACCATGGACGCGGTGGCGGTGCTCGCCGAGCTTGAAACCCACCTTGATCTGCACCCGGAAATCGATGCCGCTGCTCGCGCCAAGGCGTCTGGCCTGGACATCGACAGCACAGTCAACGGCGCAGCGCACCGCATTAATCTCAGCATGCTCCCGCAAAACCCGGCGGCCATGGACCTAATCAACCGCTGCCTCGGCAGCGGACCGGCGCGCATGGTCAACAGCGGCTACGGGCGCTGCCAAATCGAGGCCACCGCCGTGCGCCCGATTTGGCGTCTGCGACATTTCAACAATACCGGGAAGCTGCTGCTCGACAGCGTCGAAATCTGCCCGGTCCCGACCGCCGTCCTGGCCACCAAGGAAGATCTGAGCGACAGCCATGATCGGCTCGATAAGCTGCTGACCACCATCGGCGACGGTGGCTGA